gtttgttgacattaaatcacCATAGCAACGAGGGTCACCCTCAAATGGCCAGTGAGtgatgttaacacacatattgtttaaatcttgtgtttatacttCTGAAAGACTTTAATGTAAATAAACCTGTGTACAGACAGAAAGGAGAACATCTACAGCTCTGATACCGCACAACAGTCCGTGAGACGGCGTTTGGAAGCAGCACAATCCTGAACATGGATGATTAAACTTGAGGTACTCTTACGTAATTTAGGACGGTTCTGGTGACTTCTTCTAACCCTACTTCTGAACCGGATCACCTCAGCAGGACGTTTCAACTAATGATGCGCTTTATGTTGAAAAGGTTGTTTCCTAATCCATAAACATATGGGCTGATCGCCGTGTAAAACGTGGTAATTAAGAACTCCACTTCAGACCATGAGGGGAACCTGTATGGGTCACACGCCAGGTGCAGGATTAAATAAATGCTCCAGTCCACCTGGAAGAGCGCCATCGCCGCGAGGATCGCCACAGTGCTGCGCTGGAGCCCGGATTTCTTCGGCCGCTGCGGTTGTGACGTCGAAGTCACGACACTCGTCTCATGCCGGGCCCtgaccactctctgctgaacaaTCAGAATCCTGAAGATCATGGTGCTTGTTAGCGTGACGATAAGAAGAGGCAACAGGATACACACCAGAATGAACGAATACTTGTAAGTGCGGTTACGAACCGGACAGTTCGTTAGTGTACAATGGAAGAAATCTGCAGGACATCCCGGTTGGGAAGAATTGCCGTTGCCATCATTCAGGTCTATGAGAAACGTGGGCACGCCAAAAAGAAGAGCCAATATACAACAGAACGCACTGATGCCAATGGCAGACCGCATGTTGTCCATAAAGATGGGCAAGTTGACACGCGTGTGGACGTCACGCAGTTTCTGATAGCGGTAAATGCTGATGACCACCGTGAAAAGGATGCTGCCAATTTCCCCAAAGACGGTGAGAAATTTCAGGCTCCTACACGCCCAAACACCAATCCTGTACGAGTAACGGATGAGCATGATGTCGTAGATGTTCACGATCACGATCATCT
This sequence is a window from Xyrauchen texanus isolate HMW12.3.18 chromosome 30, RBS_HiC_50CHRs, whole genome shotgun sequence. Protein-coding genes within it:
- the LOC127623988 gene encoding melatonin receptor type 1B-B-like; translated protein: MEVSFYIELIALRIIISVIGVLGNMILIISIFQMTRLKTFEVILLGLAAVNLEMIVIVNIYDIMLIRYSYRIGVWACRSLKFLTVFGEIGSILFTVVISIYRYQKLRDVHTRVNLPIFMDNMRSAIGISAFCCILALLFGVPTFLIDLNDGNGNSSQPGCPADFFHCTLTNCPVRNRTYKYSFILVCILLPLLIVTLTSTMIFRILIVQQRVVRARHETSVVTSTSQPQRPKKSGLQRSTVAILAAMALFQVDWSIYLILHLACDPYRFPSWSEVEFLITTFYTAISPYVYGLGNNLFNIKRIIS